Genomic segment of Drosophila takahashii strain IR98-3 E-12201 chromosome X, DtakHiC1v2, whole genome shotgun sequence:
ACCTGTAAATGCTCCTGAAAGCGGATGGGCAGTGGTTGCGTCATCTTGACTACAGTGAAGTCTAGTTATTGACAGACTATTACAACGTAAATGGATCTCTGATTCAATTGCACGCTCCTTCAACAGTTTTTGATTCGTTTCgggttttagtttagttttcagtttcgATTTTAGTCGTTTTCCGTGTTCAAGATGGGGTTTCCATTGGAACTCTTTAGCTGCGGGACCAAAAACAAGTATTAGTAGCGCCGATGCAGCAAGAATGAGGAAAAATCCAATTGTGGGCgttattttattgttgataGAAAGTGACAGCGTCACCGgatgaaaaaatgaaagatAAAAACtcgtatgtacatacataagtcTTGGTGTAAACgccctcaaaaaaaaacaaaaaaatacagccTATGCAAGTATGTGggtggcgttgttgttgccctgcaacaaaatataaaaacaaattaattttcgcCCGAATAATCCTTTGTATCGGTATTTTTGCGACGGGAAAATTACCagcactttattttatttgaggtGAGAGCGAGAGGGAGCGCTAGGGAGAGGAGAGCGGTGAGCAGcgaagagagcgagagagttgGAAAAGAAAAGAGGCAGCATTATCATCAAAAATCGCTGCTCACCACAGAAAAGTCAGCCATGTTGAGTTGCGCTTTGAACAATTAGTCACTGACTAATACATGTACACGACCTGCTCTCGTTTCTAGTATATGTGCTATGTGcacgaaaatcgaaaatcgaatttaaatGTCACTTTCTTTGCCTGATAACAATGGGACAATGCCAGGAAATGGCCAAGAATCGGTGTACATACATCGAATTAACTAGCGGTACTTTCCAATCTGTGGgagtacacacacacacacacacatacaccacACTACACAGGCAGTGCCGCAATATGCCACATAAACAAGAACATAATTAGATAAACGGTAAACTAGTCGGGCACTTTTACATCAAATAAACAAGATGTGTATGTACTCGGTGCACTAGCGCAATAGCAGCACCCACACACACTTTCTGTCGATTTTCTGGGTTTTTTCAAGCCCGCAAGCCCGTATGTTTACTGCAATTTACTGCAATAGGGATTTGTGTGCCTACTCGAGAAAATACGTCGATTTGTTGCTTGATGAcgggcacacacacagaagaCACAAAGAATTTAATCAAGCtctaagtttattttgtttgactGAGAGACGAGACGGTAGAGGTGTGAAAAAGTTATACAATTGTGCCGATATGTCGAGGAATCTGCCGAGTGCAGtgaaaaaacatcgataggcCGGCGGTGGCTGCAGTCGATGTTGTTATCGGACGCAACATCCGGTTTTTGCGTTTTAAGCcggtgttttaaaattaaaataaaataaaatacttgccttattatatttattttttatccggGATTGGGGATGGgccaatttaaaaccaatattttttaattcagcAATATAACTTCAAACCTTGCGTTCGATAGGTCAAGATACGTGGGTAACAGGTGTTAGCAGGTGGAAAACCATTTGGGAAAACCACCAGCTAAGGAACAGGTCTTTtgaagaaattataaaattgcaCTCCAAAATTTgggtaaaattaataaaaaaacaaatcatttttCAGTTCAGTTAGCCAATTGGAATAAATTAACAGTACCGATTTTTTCCTTGTTGTTTAaagacaatttaatttaatataaaatgctgtaaattacttttttccactttccaaaaaataaatttttcgaaaaGAGATGAGTATTTTTAGTTTAGGTTGCTCAAAACAGTAGGTATTTAAATTGTCGGGCTTGATTTTCATATCAACGAATGTCAGTTGCAAAATTAGATATATTTACGTCAtcgataataaaaatttaaaaagattttctcGGTGGgtgcttataattcccaactagttctaggctaaaaatatacgacTAGGTGCTATGTTCGCCGATAAATCAGTcgaccggaagtcggtgtgggtgttggtggtTGTGAAGTGACTTTGGGAGATCCATATATTGGGATGTCATCTGGCTAGAACTCTGtccaagatgcagtgcatcgagaTCCTCTCCAGAAATGGGCCTTAATTaggttatttattaaattaaattaaatataaatattagtaaaaaccattatttccattgttgtaGCCAAAATACTGTTATTTTGTGGGGCGGAAGATCAGGTTCTTGATATTTggttaaaatttgatttttttaattggattttttgctgtaactcgggcaaaaatggtcccaaatcaaaaaggcgcaccgttttgagcagctaacaacctaattattaatatcagtgcactttccggctgatttgaaaaaaattaattttccacccaatttttgcatttttgataaggggtaacatcatgattttttgtgaaaaatggcaaaaataaaaaatttccaggttgaaacgccaatcgattgggaatttaactacgagttcaacgaggtatgacattccatatttggaccattatttccattgttacggcCGAAAAAGTGATATTTTTTGGGGCGGAAAATCtaaatcttgatttttggtaaaaattcgatttttttatattggattttttgctgtaactttgTCAAAAATtgtcccaaatcaaaaaggcgcactgttttgagcagcttacgagtttataattaatatcagtgcactttccGACTGACCTgggaaaattgatttttgaccaaattttcgcaattttgataaggggtactatcataattttttgcaaaaaatggcaaaaattaaaaatttccaggttgaaacgccaatcgattgggaatttaataacgggttcaacgaggtatgacattccatatttggaccattatttccattgttgtgGCCAAAAAACTCATATTTAGGGTCAAAATATGGATACGAATTTTAGACAAAAAAGCTTGTCTAGGACTTTTCGTTTGCCTTACAACTACTGGATAGACTTAAACAAACATTAAACATTCTGTatcaaaattttcaacttttattCGCGTACATTTAATGTAAGACGTcgaatttttacattttcgaaACTGGTTTCAGGCCGAGTATATAGAAGCATTGGCGCAGCACAGCTGCAGTTGCCTCGCACAGGAGAATTCGGCTGTGGTTGACTTCGATAATTTCGCCAAGTTTGTTCTTCTCAATACAATAACAAGAGTCGTAGAATTCGGTGAAAACTGTGCACACCTCGTAGCAGAATTCACACAAGAAATGCAGGAAGAGTTCCTTCGAGCACTTGATCAGAATGTCGTGCAGTTTCAGCAGGGTTTTGGCCAGCTTCCACTCCTTTTCGTGGGCCAACTCGATCTTGACCTTCTTCAGTATTTCGGGCAGATTAGAGAAGTCCTCGCCGGAGTTCCGGGCAATTGAGCAAATGCGAGTATATGTGTAGAGTAGGTAAACGGCAGTATTGCCGCGGTCCTCGAGCATCTTGTCAAAGGAGAATATATAGTCGCTGATGCGGTTATGACACAGATCGGAATACTTTATGCAGCCGTAGGCCAGCGACTCCTGGGCGTCCTTCAGCTCCTGCGGAGTGAGGTCCTGATCGCGGCCGCGActctgcagctgctgcagcgaACGCTTCATTCCCTCGTCCAGCAAATCGGCCAGCTTAACCGTATCACCCGATCGAGTCTTGAATTTCTTTCCATCCTCGCCCAGCACAACGCCGAACTGAACATGGTCCACGCGATGGCTGCTCGGCTTCAGTATCTCACTGCGTTCGGCAGCCCTGAAGATGGTGTTGAAGTGCGTGCTTTGTCCCGAGTCAACCACATAGATCATCCAGTCGCACAGCTCCTCCTGCACGCGGTGGCGTATCGCCGCCATGTCGGAGGTGTCGTAGGTGAAGCCTCCATCGGATTTTACGATCGTTAAGGGAATGCCGGTCTTCGTATCATCCGGCCACATGATCTCGCGGCCCTCGTCCTGCTCCAGCAGGCCCTTGCCACGCAGAAACTCCACCACGGACAGCATTCGCGATTGGTAGAAGGATTCACCGCGCTCCTTGATGCTAATATCCAGTCGTTCGTAGATCGTTTGGAACTCCTTGCGCGACACATTGCAAATGAGTTCCCATGCCTTTATGGAGTTCGGCACACCCTTCTGCAGCGAAACCACTCGGCTGTAGGCGCGCTTCTTGAACTCCTCGTCCTCATCGAAGCTGG
This window contains:
- the ArgRS gene encoding probable arginine--tRNA ligase, cytoplasmic; this translates as MWHRCPVVSPKAIENQKLEMPELNLELKKLRELESKTKGLAARIQTAKNGEQLDVDLVQLQIENKKLKNRLFILKKSIAEESSAGGMKPKDSSSITEQLESLFGQAIASAFPEFSDTPVIIAPVNSSSAKFGDYQCNNAMGLSKKLKERGVSKAPRDIAAELKGHCPPSPLIEKLEIAGAGFVNVFLSKDFAASALSNLLRNGVQPPEVPKKRVLVDFSSPNIAKQMHVGHLRSTIIGESVCRLLEFLQHDVLRINHLGDWGTQFGMLIAHLEDRFPNYLNESPPISDLQQFYKESKKRFDEDEEFKKRAYSRVVSLQKGVPNSIKAWELICNVSRKEFQTIYERLDISIKERGESFYQSRMLSVVEFLRGKGLLEQDEGREIMWPDDTKTGIPLTIVKSDGGFTYDTSDMAAIRHRVQEELCDWMIYVVDSGQSTHFNTIFRAAERSEILKPSSHRVDHVQFGVVLGEDGKKFKTRSGDTVKLADLLDEGMKRSLQQLQSRGRDQDLTPQELKDAQESLAYGCIKYSDLCHNRISDYIFSFDKMLEDRGNTAVYLLYTYTRICSIARNSGEDFSNLPEILKKVKIELAHEKEWKLAKTLLKLHDILIKCSKELFLHFLCEFCYEVCTVFTEFYDSCYCIEKNKLGEIIEVNHSRILLCEATAAVLRQCFYILGLKPVSKM